A window from Triticum aestivum cultivar Chinese Spring chromosome 6D, IWGSC CS RefSeq v2.1, whole genome shotgun sequence encodes these proteins:
- the LOC123144471 gene encoding far upstream element-binding protein 2, protein MADDHYSSKRKYDDSPPPRRTGFSSGPPPASPPVAGAPVPSSYNTVPPPPDEIQLAKQRAQEIAARLFSAAEAKRPRVDNGDDDVGTGGGGGSLGSGGRIGGGGLGFSSSAGGGHASSIPPLSSQGNSHQYSSYGGGYQSGSTTKKIDIPNGRVGVIIGKAGETIKHLQAQSGAKIQVTRDMDVQPGSQTRSVDLSGTPDQINRAEQLIIDVLAEADAGSSGTISNRKYNTPQPGAEQFQMQIANNKVGLVIGKGGETIKSMQAKSQARIQVIPLHLPPGDTSTERTLYIDGTAEQIEIAKQLVSEVTSENRARNPMSGGYSQQGYRPPRPQANWGAPGAPTTQQPGYGYMQPGPYPGAPPQYGQQPYGSYPPASGGYQTGWDQSSNQQSQQAPPGAGYDYYNQQQQPQQQQSATGTAAPADASNYNYSQPPASYASQGYGDSTYSQQSGGQQAYDYSGYQTQGQQQSYSQQPGYDQQSYGASGYGSAANSTQDGTAPSYGGPGGAGQASPGQQASTPSSGGQPGYPSQPPTSAVASSYPVQGSAPPSGYVAPHTQPGYGTQPPPQGAYGQGGYGQPPQAQKPPSSAPTYGQPPHAQAGYGQYGYSQQGYGAPPPYPGAPTASQPGYGQQQSYGDPYATGSYGQPTAYSTEATAPAASQDQSAAAPAPTTATAAPAPANSGAPQTSPS, encoded by the exons atggccgacgacCACTACTCCTCCAAGCGCAAGTACGACgactccccgccgccgcgccggacggGATTCTCCTCCGGCCCGCCCCCCGCCTCGCCGCCGGTTGCCGGTGCCCCGGTGCCATCTTCGTACAACACTGTGCCACCGCCTCCCGACGAGATCCAGCTCGCGAAGCAGCGCGCGCAGGAGATCGCAGCTCGGCTCTTCAGCGCCGCTGAGGCGAAGCGTCCCCGCGTCGACAATGGCGATGACGACGTGGGCACCGGTGGTGGAGGGGGTTCCCTGGGGAGCGGTGGCCGTATCGGCGGTGGCGGCCTCGGATTCTCGTCCTCAGCCGGTGGTG GCCATGCTTCTTCCATCCCACCCTTATCTTCTCAAGGAAACTCACATCAGTATTCTTCATATGGTGGTGGATACCAGAGTGGCAGTACAACAAAAAAGATTGATATCCCAAATGGAAGG gtTGGTGTTATCATTGGAAAAGCTGGAGAAACTATAAAGCATCTCCAAGCTCAGTCAGGGGCAAAGATCCAAGTAACAAGGGACATGGATGTTCAACCCGGCTCACAGACAAGATCGGTCGATCTTTCGGGCACTCCTGACCAGATAAACAGAGCTGAGCAGTTGATAATTGATGTTCTTGCAGAG GCTGATGCTGGATCATCTGGCACTATCTCTAATCGGAAGTACAACACACCTCAACCTGGTGCTGAGCAATTCCAAATGCAAATTGCTAACAACAAG GTGGGTCTGGTTATTGGTAAGGGTGGTGAGACTATAAAATCCATGCAGGCCAAATCTCAAGCTCGTATACAG GTCATTCCTTTGCATTTGCCTCCTGGTGATACTTCAACTGAAAGAACACTGTATATTGATGGTACTGCAGAGCAAATTGAAATAGCAAAGCAGCTTGTGAGTGAGGTCACCAGTGAG AATCGTGCCAGAAATCCAATGTCAGGTGGCTATTCTCAGCAGGGCTACCGACCTCCTCGTCCTCAGGCAAACTGGGGTGCGCCTGGTGCACCAACAACACAACAGCCTGGTTATGGTTATATGCAGCCTGGACCTTATCCTGGTGCGCCACCACAGTATGGCCAGCAACCTTATGGCAGCTACCCTCCAGCATCTGGAGGTTATCAGACAGGGTGGGATCAGTCTTCAAACCAGCAATCACAGCAGGCCCCCCCTGGCGCTGGCTATGACTACTATAACCAACAGCAGCAACCCCAACAGCAACAATCTGCCACTGGAACTGCTGCACCTGCTGATGCTAGCAACTACAATTACAGCCAGCCTCCTGCTAGTTATGCTTCACAAGGGTATGGTGATTCTACCTACTCTCAGCAGAGTGGTGGGCAGCAAGCTTATGACTACTCTGGTTACCAGACCCAAGGGCAGCAGCAGTCTTACTCGCAGCAGCCTGGATATGATCAGCAGAGCTATGGGGCATCTGGCTATGGATCAGCTGCTAACTCAACTCAGGATGGTACTGCACCTAGCTATGGTGGTCCAGGTGGTGCTGGTCAAGCATCTCCAGGGCAGCAAGCTTCCACTCCATCCTCTGGAGGCCAACCGGGTTATCCTAGCCAACCACCTACTAGTGCTGTTGCATCAAGCTACCCAGTGCAAGGTTCTGCCCCTCCATCTGGATATGTTGCTCCACATACACAGCCTGGTTATGGTACGCAGCCACCACCACAGGGCGCATACGGTCAGGGTGGTTATGGGCAGCCTCCGCAGGCTCAGAAGCCGCCTTCATCTGCTCCTACTTATGGACAGCCACCGCATGCTCAGGCTGGTTATGGGCAGTATGGATACAGTCAGCAAGGCTATGGTGCACCGCCGCCTTACCCTGGTGCACCTACTGCTAGCCAGCCAGGCTATGGCCAGCAGCAGTCATACGGTGATCCTTATGCTACTGGTAGCTATGGGCAGCCTACAGCGTATTCTACTGAAGCTACAGCACCTGCTGCGTCCCAGGATCAATCTGCTGCTGCACCTGCGCCTACCACAGCAACTGCCGCTCCTGCTCCTGCCAACAGTGGTGCCCCCCAAACTTCTCCGAGTTga